The Sporomusaceae bacterium FL31 sequence TGTTGGTCCAAAAGTCCACGCACCAATAACCCAAAGCATGAGTAGCGGTAGGGATTCAAGCATTGAACCAGACGAGTTTGTTAGTAGCAGTAATGCAAGGGCTTGGACGATCATACTGCCTATGAGCGTTCGAGTAATCCCTACCCGGTCCGCCAAGAGACCGCCAATCTTAGATCCAAACAAGCTCGCGATTCCCAGGGCGAAAAGAATACTGCTCATCTTCTGTTCACTCACAGGAATAACGCAGGCTAGGATCGGGGTGATATAGGTATTGACCATCGAATAGCTGGTAAACACAATAAATGTAATGCCGAGAGCAACGGCAATTTTCGGCTTTTTCAATAATGCAACCTGCTTGCCCAACGACATAGGAGCCTCGCCTACCGTTGCCGGAATGGTCTTCATGACGGCAAGGAATCCCAGTAAACTAAGAATGCCAATACCCCAGAAGATCACCTGCCAATCGTATACCGTGGCAATGATGCGACCAATTGGGACACCAAAGACCAGTGATGCACCAAAGCCCATTGCGATATTAGACATTGCTTCGCCCTGACGACCTGGAACAGCCAATTGTGCAGCGATGGCATAGGCGGTAACGACGAATACCCCAGAACCAACCCCAAGGATGGCACGAGATGCCATTAAGAAAGCAAAGCCAGGGAGGGCAATAGTTGAAACGATACCCAGTATTAGGATGGACAAAGCAAGTAACAGTTGCCTGCGCTGGTCCAACTTCGCTGTCGCCACCATGATAATGGGTGTGCCTATCGCAGCGGCGAGAGCGAATGCGGTAATGAGCTGTCCCGCCGTAGTTATTGATACACCGACTGATGCTGCGACTTTATCTAAAATGCCGACTATAATAAATTGCGACATGCCAACCAAGAAGCTAATAAGGGATAAAAGGTAAATTTTTCGTATATTATTCATTCTTTTCTACCTATCCAACTCCATTTTAATATAATAAACAATACTGTTATGCCATTTCACTAAGATTCCGATTTTCGTAGCGTCTTTTCTCTTTTAACTATTTTCTTGTCAAAAACTGCAATCTTATAATCCAGGCGTTCCAGCGTTTTTTTCATATCTTCCATTCTTGCGACAAGCTGCTTACGCTGGTCGACAAGTAGTTCTTTTCTTGCTTCAATTGTTTCTTCATCCCCCTGTTGAAATAACGTAACATAATCAATTAATACTTCAATCGGCAGACCTGCTCCTCGCATACATTTGATAAATTCAACCCAGCCGCAATCTGCTTCTGTATAATCCCTGATTCCGCTTTTACTTCGATTTACATGAGGAATCAGACCGATGCGCTCATAATAACGGAGTGTGTCCTGTGGAATATCAAACTTTTTGCTTACTTCGGCAATCTTCATGCAGTTTCACCTCCTGATATACGATATTATAATATTTAGAGTTAACTCCAAGTCAATAGTGCGTGAAGTTATGAATGAAATAATGCTCTTAGTTAAAGTTACTTCTTCGTCCTATATGAATTTTTCTAATAAGCATGTCAAAGCGACGGCTCCATTGACAGAAGTCTGTTATTTGTTCTCAGATATCCTACTCTGATTTTACTAAAGTTGATCTAAGCTGAATCTTCCATTACTGCAATGCAAATACCTTTCGAAACTCTGCCTAACTCGCTCATTTCAGCACAGGATTATGCTCTAATTACAAGTGTGTCAAAAGAACTGTCCCCTTGACATACATAAAACCGGCCATATTAATTCCCACATAGTTCCTCTAAAAAAACCGCAAACAAGAAAAAACCTTGTTTGCGGTAGGTGTTCACACGAACTGATTTATTTATTTTTTCCAATGTACCATAAATATTTATGAGAGTCAACACAGCAAAAACAACGTGCCATGTTAATCTACCTAATCCACCATATACTAATCAGATCACCCTTATGCACATCGTATTCTACACGTCTTCGTGTTAGGATTCTCGATATTTTTCAGGTAACAAATAAAAAATTACTTACCAAAGTCGTCGATTAGTACGCTATCAAGTAACATCGAAAATATAGCTGCAATTCGCCTATCAAATTTTCCAGTTACGTCAATTGTTAAATCTATATTCTTTAAAGATATATAATATTTACCTAATATCTCGTCGTTCTCACCTTTTAGCACAAAATAATTCGCAGTACTTGCACTGGAAAATGGTTTTAACGTGTCTATGGCTATTAACCAATCTGCAACCATTCCAAGGCCATCATCAGTTACGTTCTCCGGAGTTGCTGTATACACTGGAACATTATCTAAATTATTAAATCCTAATCCCTTATCTGTAATTTTTATACTTCCGATATGGGATTGACTATCTTTAATGAGATATTCCAAGCTAGCTACTTTTTCAACTTGAAGTATTATTTCCTGGTTTTCATGTTCAGAGTAAAGAGTAATTGAATGAATTTTACCTTGCTTTAAATTACACCTACCACTCCAGTATATTAATTTCTCTTTGTTTAAAACCTGATATTTTATCAAATCATTAGCTACTACTTTTCGGTTTAAATATAGGTCACTATAATCATATGAACTATTTTTCTTTTCATTTTCAGTATATTTTTCTATTATTTTTCCTTTTTCCTCTTTATTAAAAATTCTGCGGTATCCTTTATATAATATTAGGAAAACAATTAAAAGAGCCATGATTAAAAACGGTTGAATCATCGCCATTCCTAATATTTCTCCTAATACAGAGCTTTTTTCTCCGACAACCAATGAAATGATTCCTGCTAATACGATGAGCGCGAAAACAAGTATCCCTTTCATAAAGAAATGCCCCTTTCACTACTGCCAATCAAAACTCTTATGCATTTTAGGGTATACTTTTCCAATCACAACTCAAATTCCTTTATTAGTTAGGATTAAGTGAAGAATTATGCAATAATCCTTACTTTCTAAATATCAATCTTCATTTTTTATAGCAAATCCTATTAATACAATAGAGTCATTTTATATGCAAATGCTCACAATTACACGAGATACTACAAATAAATCTACGACTATTCGAAAAGTTGTCTTCGGAAAATTTCATACATGAGAGACCGCCTTCCTAACAATATGGCGTTTGCATAACTAATGGTTTTTCATGTTTCCCTCGATTAATTTCAACGTATTAAGAGTATTACGTCTACTCTATTGATTTGAACTCCTGTTCACACGACTATAGAAGTGTTAGGCTCTTTTTGAAATTGCCCACTTCTTGTCTTTTTTTTGAAATTCGACTCCACCAAAATAGGTGGAGGGGATGTTTTCATTTGGCGGAGGCGATCCACGACCTTGCAAGTCCACCAAATTTTCATATACCCAGTAGATCACTTTTAAATCTCTCACGTATATTACGCTCGTTACAAATTCTACCGCTTTTTTGAATTTCTTTTATCAATTGAGTAATATAATATAGTCCCAAATATCTAAAACTTTCCGTTTCAGAATCATTTAAAATAAAGGTGGATTTATAAGTTGCTATTCCATCATGAACAACATCCAGAATTAATACCCCTCCTAAATCATAAAGTGCATAATCCCAGTAATCAAAACAAATGACAATGGCTTGATACTCAACATTATCATAAGTTACTTTATACGTCCTCCGATCTATTAAATCAGCAATAACCCAAGTAATTTGCCTATTAGTGTTTTTATCATAATAAATACATTCTTTTTCGCTAAACTGAATATCATCTTCGGGCAGGGTAATATCTTTCCCTTTGTAGCCATAGCCATCGAAGAAATTAGTAATTCCATTAAGTATAAATTTCTTCTCATCCGGCGCACAAACCAATGTAGGAGAAAAACACATGCGTATTTCTTTTGCCAAAGAAGTTTTTGATCGAACTTTTACACTTAAAGCATACTCAGATTCTTGCACATCAGCGATTTCGTCAATAAATAATATATTACCTTCAGCTAATTGATGATAATTGGGAGGCGTTTTTTGAAAACTTACTATAC is a genomic window containing:
- the ybcL gene encoding putative MFS-type transporter YbcL, with protein sequence MNNIRKIYLLSLISFLVGMSQFIIVGILDKVAASVGVSITTAGQLITAFALAAAIGTPIIMVATAKLDQRRQLLLALSILILGIVSTIALPGFAFLMASRAILGVGSGVFVVTAYAIAAQLAVPGRQGEAMSNIAMGFGASLVFGVPIGRIIATVYDWQVIFWGIGILSLLGFLAVMKTIPATVGEAPMSLGKQVALLKKPKIAVALGITFIVFTSYSMVNTYITPILACVIPVSEQKMSSILFALGIASLFGSKIGGLLADRVGITRTLIGSMIVQALALLLLTNSSGSMLESLPLLMLWVIGAWTFGPTQSFNLVSLAEGSGIMLSLNSSFVQFGFAAGAGLGGIAVGGASIMAATWAGAALVIVAASISVLSLRVTRSSL
- a CDS encoding MerR family transcriptional regulator gives rise to the protein MKIAEVSKKFDIPQDTLRYYERIGLIPHVNRSKSGIRDYTEADCGWVEFIKCMRGAGLPIEVLIDYVTLFQQGDEETIEARKELLVDQRKQLVARMEDMKKTLERLDYKIAVFDKKIVKREKTLRKSES